In Quercus robur chromosome 11, dhQueRobu3.1, whole genome shotgun sequence, the following proteins share a genomic window:
- the LOC126707562 gene encoding vacuolar-sorting receptor 3-like produces the protein MELRRSSALRVLLGFLVLSLIASSSLGRFVVEKNSLMVTSPDKIKGKHDSAIGNFGIPQYGGSMAGTVVYPKENQKGCKSFDGFGISFQAKSGSLPTFVLVDRGDCFFALKVWNAQNAGASAVLVADDIDEALITMDSPEADGSSVKYIENITIPSAFIEKGFGETLKKAVASGEMVNVNLDWREAVPHPDDRVEYELWTNSNDECGVKCDMLMEFVKDFKGAAQILEKGGYTQFTPHYITWYCPQAFTLSRQCKSQCINHGRYCAPDPEQDFSSGYDGKDVVQENLRQLCVFRVANETKKPWLWWDYVTDFQIRCPMKDKKYNKECADGVIKSLGLDIKKIDDCMGDPHADSENPVLKEEQDAQVGKGSRGDVTILPTLVVNNRQYRGKLEKSAVLKAICSGFEETTEPAVCLSDDVETNECLDNNGGCWLDKAANLTACKDTFRGRVCECPLVDGVQFKGDGYTKCEASGPGRCKINNGGCWHDSRDGHSFSACSDNGKLECQCPTGFKGDGVKSCEDIDECKEKKACQCPECSCKNTWGSYECTCSGDLLYIMEHDTCITKRANETKSAWAAVWVILIGLAMAGGGAYLVYKYRLRQYMDSEIRAIMAQYMPLDSQAEIPNHVNDEQA, from the exons ATGGAGCTTCGGAGATCATCAGCCCTGAGAGTCCTGCTAGGGTTTCTGGTGTTGTCTCTGATAGCCTCTTCATCTCTGGGGAGATTTGTGGTGGAGAAGAACAGCTTGATGGTGACATCTCCAGACAAAATCAAAGGGAAGCACGACAGTGCCATTGGCAACTTTGGGATACCTCAGTATGGGGGTAGCATGGCTGGTACTGTGGTGTACCCAAAAGAGAACCAAAAGGGTTGCAAAAGCTTTGATGGGTTTGGGATTTCGTTCCAAGCCAAGTCAGGATCTTTACCCACCTTCGTTTTGGTCGATCGTGGAG ATTGCTTCTTCGCTTTGAAGGTCTGGAATGCCCAGAATGCTGGGGCTTCTGCAGTTCTTGTTGCAGATGATATTGATGAAGCATTGATAACGATGGACTCTCCTGAAGCAGATGGTTCCTCTGTAAAGTACATTGAGAACATAACAATACCATCTGCATTCATTGAAAAAGGCTTTGGTGAAACATTAAAGAAAGCTGTCGCTTCTGGGGAAATGGTCAATGTGAATCTTGACTGGAGAGAAGCTGTTCCACATCCAGATGATCGTGTGGAATATGAATTGTGGACCAACAGTAATGATGAATGTGGGGTTAAATGTGACATGTTGATGGAATTTGTGAAGGATTTTAAGGGTGCAGCACAGATACTTGAGAAAGGGGGTTACACTCAATTCACACCCCATTATATTACTTGGTACTGTCCCCAGGCATTCACATTAAGCAGACAGTGCAAGTCCCAGTGCATCAATCATGGAAGATATTGTGCTCCTGATCCTGAACAGGACTTCAGCTCAGGTTATGATGGCAAAGATGTGGTTCAAGAGAACTTAAGGCAGCTATGTGTTTTTAGAGTGGCAAATGAGACCAAGAAGCCTTGGCTGTGGTGGGACTACGTTACTGATTTTCAAATTAGATGTCCtatgaaagataaaaaatacaacaaGGAATGTGCTGATGGTGTTATTAAATCGCTTG GTCTTGATATTAAAAAGATTGATGACTGTATGGGGGACCCTCATGCCGATTCCGAAAATCCTGTTCTAAAAGAAGAGCAAGATGCTCAA GTTGGGAAAGGATCCAGAGGGGATGTAACCATATTGCCTACCCTTGTTGTCAATAACCGACAGTATCGAG GTAAGTTGGAGAAAAGTGCAGTTCTGAAGGCCATCTGTTCTGGTTTTGAGGAAACTACCGAACCAGCTGTTTGTTTGAGTGATG ATGTGGAGACAAATGAGTGCCTGGATAATAATGGTGGTTGCTGGCTAGACAAAGCAGCCAATCTCACAGCCTGCAAG GATACATTTCGTGGAAGGGTATGTGAGTGCCCATTGGTGGATGGTGTGCAGTTCAAAGGAGATGGTTACACCAAATGTGAAG CAAGTGGACCTGGGAGGTGCAAGATAAATAATGGAGGTTGTTGGCATGATTCCCGAGATGGACACTCGTTCTCTGCTTGTTCA gATAATGGGAAGCTTGAATGTCAGTGTCCTACGGGATTTAAAGGTGATGGTGTCAAAAGCTGTGAAG ATATTGATGAATGTAAAGAGAAGAAAGCCTGTCAGTGCCCTGAGTGTAGCTGCAAGAATACCTGGGGAAGCTACGAATGCACTTGCAGTGGGGATCTTTTGTATATCATGGAACATGATACCTGTATCA CTAAGAGGGCCAATGAGACAAAATCTGCTTGGGCTGCTGTTTGGGTCATATTGATAGGCTTGGCTATGGCTGGTGGTGGAGCATATCTTGTGTACAAATATAGATTACGG CAATACATGGATTCTGAAATCAGAGCTATAATGGCACAGTATATGCCTCTAGACAGTCAAGCTGAAATACCGAACCATGTCAATGATGAACAAgcataa